From the Nitrospira sp. genome, the window CCCAACTTCCGCTCTGATAGTTCGGAAAGGCCGCCGGCCCTGGCAGAGATTTCCACACATCCAGAATCATCTGCACGACCGCCCATCCCAATTCGATATTGTCGGCCCGTTGGAACAACGTCGCATCCCCGGCCATAGCATCGTGAAGCAGCGTTTCATAGCCCGTCTGCGGCGCGTTCCCGAAATAATCCCCATATTGAAAATCCATATCCACCGTCCCGATCCGGACCGTCGGACCGGGCACTTTGGCATCGAACCGCAGAGAAATCCCTTCATCCGGCTGAATGCGAATGACGAGCACATTCGGAGCCAACCGATCGACTTGGGTTTTCCGAAACAACATAAACGGTGCTTGCTTGAATTGGACCACGATTTCCGTCAACCGCTGCGTCATGCGCTTGCCGGTCCGCAAGTAAAACGGCACGCCGGCCCAACGCCAGTTGTCGACGAACAGTTTCATCGCCACAAAGGTCTCCGTCATCGATTCCGGCTCAACCAGCGGCTCCGCCCGGTAGCCTGCCACCGATTTTCCCTCGACCGTTCCCGGTCCATACTGACCGAACGCCACATAGCGCAACACGTCGAGCGACGTCAGTGGCATCACCCCGCGCAGCACCTTGGCCTTTTCGTCGCGGACCGCGTCGGCGGCAAAGGAGTTCGGGGGCTCCATCGCCAGAAAACAGAGTAATTGCAGCAGGTGATTCGGCACCATGTCGCGCAAGGCGCCGGCCTGCTCGTAGTACCGGCCTCTGTGTTCGACCCCGAGGCTTTCTGCCACCGTGATTTGTACATGGTCGATATACCGCCGGTTCCAGAGCGGCTCAAAAATCCCATTCGCAAAACGGAACACCAGGATGTTCTGCACCGTTTCTTTGCCGAGATAGTGATCGATGCGATAGATCTGCCGTTCTTGCAGAACTCGCTGGAGTTCATGATTCAGCGCCCGAGCCGAGTCCAGATCGTGGCCGAACGGCTTTTCGATGACGACCCGGCGCCAGGCTCCTTCCCGTTCGACCGTCAGACCGTATTCGCCGAGATGCGTCACAATCGTGCCGAACAGCCCTGGAATGGTCGCCAGGTAAAACAAGTAGTTCCCGCTGTTCCCTGCGGCCACGTCGACTTTGGTCAACAGATCATTCAGGCGGCGATAGGTCGCTCCCTCCTGAAAATCCCCGGCAAGATAGTGCACGCGCTTCGAGACCGCC encodes:
- a CDS encoding glucose-6-phosphate dehydrogenase yields the protein MNPGPPMDLARLRTPCVMVIFGIDGDLAKRKLLPAVYNLMAGKFLPDEFAIVGLDRPDGTTEAFREKLDRVMGEYLPASADRSVWQAVSKRVHYLAGDFQEGATYRRLNDLLTKVDVAAGNSGNYLFYLATIPGLFGTIVTHLGEYGLTVEREGAWRRVVIEKPFGHDLDSARALNHELQRVLQERQIYRIDHYLGKETVQNILVFRFANGIFEPLWNRRYIDHVQITVAESLGVEHRGRYYEQAGALRDMVPNHLLQLLCFLAMEPPNSFAADAVRDEKAKVLRGVMPLTSLDVLRYVAFGQYGPGTVEGKSVAGYRAEPLVEPESMTETFVAMKLFVDNWRWAGVPFYLRTGKRMTQRLTEIVVQFKQAPFMLFRKTQVDRLAPNVLVIRIQPDEGISLRFDAKVPGPTVRIGTVDMDFQYGDYFGNAPQTGYETLLHDAMAGDATLFQRADNIELGWAVVQMILDVWKSLPGPAAFPNYQSGSWGPPEADALLRREGREWWNGGLAEPPLKGNE